GACAAATACAGCACTGATGATTTCGCGGAGTATAATCCGGCAGTTTATGCCGGCTCGGATCCAGCCCTCTATGCGCTCACAGATAAGAATTTATTCCAAGTAACGAATAATGGTTTAGAAGACAAGAATATCGCTGTGGCCCATAGCGGCGATATCCGTTCAGCAGCCATTAGAGCAGATCACAGTGCAGCCATTGTGCGCAGTGATGGGGATAAGAATAGATTATGGGTGGGGAAAATCGACGCCCGTCTTGATCCGTCGTTGAGCGCTAGTTCCCTCACGACGCCCACCTTTGAATATGATTCTTCTGCGGTGTGGGTGGTAGCCGAGGGGCGTCGAGTCACCCGTATTGTCCGGTCCAGCACCACGGGAGAATTAGCCGAAAGTGTGGTTGACACCACCGATCTGAAGAAACTTGACGGGGATATCTCTGTTCTCCGGCTTTCACACGATGGGACCCGGGCAGCTTTTGTGGTGGCTGGAAAACTCTATACCGCGATTGTTCAGCGACCGGCTGCGGCAGAACGGCGTCTCACCCAAGTTATTGAGATCGCTCCACAACTAGGCGACTCTGTTTTGGCGGTGGACTGGCAATATGATGGGTCCTTGGTGGTTGGCACGTCCACTCCCGATAATCCCGTCTGGCGGGTAGAACTTGATGGCTCGGCGGTGACCTCTTTACCCTCAGGTAACCTCACCGCACCGGTGGTGGCTGTTGCTGCTTCACCATCAATGCTTTATGTCACTGATTCTCATTCCACCCGTCAGCTTCCTATTGGTGGTGAAGGAGGATTTTTCTGGCGGGAAGTCCCAGGTCTGCAAGGGGTGCGCTCGGCACTTACCGTCGCCAACTAGGGGGTTTGTGAGAGAATCATAAAAACAAAAAGGGGGGTCTTATGGAGTTATTTGTGCCACGGTGGTGCGCGGGGTGTCGCCAACCGGGGAGTGTGTTGTGTGCCGATTGTCAGGAGCAGCTTCGACGTATTCCGCAACGCATTACTCCGCGGGTAGATCCACACTGTCCGGTGTTTTCGTTAAGCCCGTGGAATGGACCGCATCGAGAAATTGTCCTGGACATGAAGGAACGAGCGAATCGGGCGATTCGTCCTTATGCAGGAGCAGTGATTGGTTCTGCGATTAGTTACCTTCAAGCGCGAGGGGAGTTACCTCATCGGCTGACTCTGGTGCCGGCTCCAACTTTGCCTAAGAATGCGCGACGCCGTGGCGGAGACCATATCACCGATATTTGCCGATTTAGCGGTTTTCCGACGAAAGTCGCTCTGCGCCATTCGGGGGTGCAGGATTCCGTGGGGCTGAGTGCGAGTCAACGACGTACAAACCTGAGCGGGGGTATCCGGGTGTACCCCTGCTTAGCAGAAATTTCCACGGAAGTTGTCCTGGTGGACGACGTGGTCACTACCGGGGCCACCCTGGCTGCGTCAACAGAAGTCCTGGTCAGCGGTGGTGTGCGAGTCAGGGCAGCACTGACCCTAGCCTTTGCCTGATGGCCGGAAAGTAAATATCAGGGGTACAGTTGTGGTGAATCGAGATTCCGTCCGACACGGAGGTAGGAAGCAGATGACTACACCTGCTGAGAACACTGATGCCCTGAGCCCCGAGATCCAGGTGTCCATTACTGGACGCAATGTGGAAGTCCCGGAGCACTTCGCAGATCGGGTCAAATCTAAGTTGGCAAAGATCGCCCGCTTGGATCCCACCTTGACTTTCTTCCACGTCGAACTTCAGCATGAGCCCAACCCGCGCCGGGAGGCTCAGTCTGATCGCATCCAGATCACAGCGACTGGAAAGGGCCATTTGGCTCGTGCAGAGGCAAAGGAAGATAGCTTCTATGCGGCACTGGAAACAGCGCTCGCCAAGATGGAGCGGTCTTTGCGGAAAGTGAAGGCGCGTCGGTCTATTGCCCGTTCCGGTCACCGTGCCCCAATGGGGACGGGACAAGCAGCTGCTGAATTAGTCAACGAAGCTAAAGAAGCCCGGGATAACGTTGGGAAATATGATGTTGACCCCTACGAGGGGTCCGTTGAAGACGCAACCCCAGGTCAGGTAGTGCGGACCAAGGAACACCCTGCCACCCCCATGAGTGTGGATGACGCTCTTTCTGAAATGGAATTGGTAGGCCATGATTTCTTCCTCTTTGTGGATGAAGAAACCGGTCGTCCGTCAGTGGTGTACCGTCGCCACGCCTATGACTACGGATTAATTGCGCTGGCTGAAGAAGGCTAAGCAGAGCGCGAAAACTGGGCCGTCATCACAGAAGTTGTGGTGGCGGCCCGGTGCTTTGTCACAATTGTGGAGGTTGGGTGCGTACAATGTGCCACGACCTACTTGAACTCAGACAGAAGTGTTAAGGACCGACATACGTGTTTGGACTATCGAAGCTGCTCAGAGCCGGTGAAGGCCGAGTACTTAAGCGACTACGCAAAATTGCTGATGATGTCATCGCCTTAGAAGATGACTACGCCAAGCTCAGCGATGAGGAGCTTAAAGCCAAAACTCAGGAATTCCGGGACCGCATTCAAGCCGGAGAAACCGTCGATGACCTGCTTTTAGAAGCTTTTGCTACTGCCCGCGAGGCCTCCTGGCGGGTGTTGGGTCAAAAGCACTATCCGGTTCAGGTCATGGGTGGTGTTGCGCTTCACTTCGGCAACGTCGCCGAAATGCGCACGGGTGAAGGAAAAACCCTCACCTGTGTTCTTCCTGCCTATCTCAATGCTTTAGAAGGTCAGGGCGTGCACGTCGTCACGGTCAATGACTACTTAGCTAAGCGTGACGCCGAGTGGATGGGACGTGTTCACCGCTTTTTAGGCTTAGATGTGGGTGTGATCCTGTCTGAGATGCGCCCAGAGGAGCGTCGTGCTTCCTATGCGGCAGACATCACCTACGGCACCAATAATGAGTTCGGCTTCGATTATCTGCGCGATAATATGGCTCGCAGTTTGGAAGATTTGGTTCAGCGCGGTCACCACTATGCCATTGTGGATGAGGTGGACTCGATCCTCATCGATGAGGCACGAACTCCACTTATTATCTCCGGGCCAGTGGATGGATCCTCGCAGTTCTACACTGTTTTCGCCCAGTTGGCGCCGAGGATGCAAGAAGGCATTCACTACGAAGTTGATCATCGTAAACGAACTGTCGGCATCCTGGAAGATGGCGTAGGTTTCGTGGAAGATCAACTAGGCATTGACAACTTGTATGCTCCAGAGCATTCCCAGTTGGTGAGTTACTTAAATAACGCCATCAAAGCCAAGGAATTATTCACCCGTGACAAGGACTACATTGTCCGCGGTGGAGAGGTGCTTATTGTGGATGCGTTCACTGGGCGTGTCCTGTCTGGTCGTCGCTATAACGAGGGAATGCACCAGGCCATAGAGGCCAAAGAGGGCGTCGAGATTAAAAATGAGAACCAGACTCTCGCCACGATTACGCTGCAGAATTATTTCCGGCTCTATGAAAAACTGGCCGGGATGACGGGTACTGCGGAGACTGAGGCTGCGGAGTTGCACCAGATTTATAAGCTCGACGTTGTTTCTGTGCCGACGAACCGCCCGAACGCTCGTGAGGATTTAGCCGATCGGGTATACAAGACTCAGGAAGCGAAGTTCGCAGCCGTGGCGGACGACATCGCGGAACGTTCAGCTAAGGGGCAGCCCATTTTGGTGGGTACTACTTCGGTAGAGCGCTCCGAGTATCTCTCACAGCTCCTGCAGCGCCGGGGGATCAAGCACAACGTGCTTAATGCTAAGCAGCATGACAAAGAAGCTGAGATCGTGGCTCAGGCGGGACTACCCGGTAATGTCACCGTCGCTACCAATATGGCGGGTCGCGGTACCGATATTGTTTTGGGTGGTAATCCCGATATTTTATTGGATATTAAGTTGCGGGAACGTGGGCTTGATCCAGTAGAAGATGAGGAAGCCTATCAGGCTGCGTGGGATGAGGAACTCCCCAAGGTTAAAGAACGCTCCCGGACTCTAGCGGAGAAGGTGTGTGAAGCCGGCGGCTTGTATGTTCTGGGTACTGAGCGCCATGAATCTCGACGCATTGACAACCAGTTGCGGGGACGTTCCGGTCGTCAGGGAGACCCCGGTGCGACGCGGTTCTATTTGTCCATGCGGGATGATTTGATGGTTCGTTTCGTGGGGCAGTCCATGGAAAATATGATGAATCGTCTTAATGTGCCAGATGATGTCCCCATCGAGGCAAAAATGGTGACTAACTCCATCAAGGGCGCGCAAGCCCAGGTGGAAAACCAGAATTTTGAGATGCGTAAGAATGTTCTCAAATATGACGAGGTGCTCAATGAGCAGCGCAAAGTTATTTATCGGGAGCGTCGCCAGATCCTTGAGTCGGAAGATATTGGGGACAATATTCAAGACATGATTGATGAAACTATTTCCGCCTACGTGCACGGCGCAACCGCCGATGGTTACGTCGAGGACTGGGATCTGGATTCGCTGTGGAATGCGCTCAATACCCTCTACGGGCCGAGTCTCACCGCTCAGGAACTTATCGATGGGGATGAGTATGGTTCTCCCGGTGAGCTCAGCGCGGCGGATCTGCGCAAGGCTTTATTAGATGATGCTCACCGCCAATATGAGGAACTGGAAACTCACGTCACTGAACTTGGCGGAGATAATCAAATGCGCTCCATTGAACGCCGCATCATTTTGCCCATCATCGACGCAAAATGGCGGGAGCACCTGTATGAGATGGACTATCTCAAAGAAGGTATTGGTTTGCGCGCCATGGCGCAGCGCGATCCGCTGGTGGAGTACCAAAAAGAAGGCGGAGACATGTTTAATGGCATGAAAGAAGGCATCAAGGAAGAAACCGTTCGCCAGCTTTTCTCACTACGCCATCAATTTGCCGCTCCTTCGGCCCCGGAAGCTCCCGAGGCCCAAGCCTAGCGGTGCGGGGATAATAGCCGAAAAGAGTGGATCTGCCAGCAGCGAGGTTCCTGGACCGCAGGAATGTGGTTGGCGTCGCGTCCCTGGTTCTGCGGTTCGATGAGAACAGGTAGACCAGATGGTGGGCCAAAAAGTGCGAGAAATGCCCAGCCTTGGGCCCGTGATGAGCAACAGCCATAGATCTCAAAATCTGGTCCATCGACCGCTTCTCTGACATGGAGGCTATCCACCCTGACCGGGCCCGCATTGTCGGAGCGCTCTGCCATCCGACGCCGCAATAGCCGGGTCGCAACCGAACTTAGTCCTGCTTTCTCAAGATGAGAGGGGGGACGGATTCGGAAAATAACATCCAGCACAATTCTGATTCTGCGCCGAGCTTCCGTGATGATCTCCCTCGACACCGGCGTGACGACGGGGGCGGCTGGGGATGATAGGACCGGGTGTGGAGGCGTCGAACCTTCTGAGGCTTTTAGGTAACTAAACCCGGGTATGGGCAAAAGCATAGTGAAACTCCCTGCTGCTTGCAGGGCAGATGAGGGTGGGGCTGGGTATTATTGTGTCACATTGACAAGAAGAAAGGTATGCAGTGCGAGGACTGATCGTCGACTACGTCGGTGTCTTAGATGGAACCGATGAAGAACAGCGCCGCTGGCGGGCGCTTTTTGCCGAAGCCAAAAGAAATGGTGTTGGTACCGCGATTTTATCTAATGACCCGGGCGGTCCTGCAGCTGAACCCATTCGTGAGTGGGAGTACCGCGGGGTAGTCGATGCGGTGTTATTAAGCGGAGAAATCGGAGCTGAAAAACCAGAAACCGCAGCTTTCCAGGCAGCGGCTGATGCTTTGGATTTGCCCTTAGATGATTGTGTGTTGGTTGATGACTCTATTTTGAATGTCCGGGCTGCTGTGGAGGCAGGTTTGGTGGGAGTCTTTTATCAGCAATTTGATCGCTCCGTAGTGGAGATCACTAATATCTTTGATATTAAGGGAGAATTCTAATAATGCGGGTCTATCTGCCGGCGACCTTCACTATGCTCAGCGGTTTGAAGGAAACTGGAGAAATGTATGCGCGTTCAGGTTATGGTTTTGCCTTAACCCAGGCACTCCGTGATTTTTATGACCACGGTGATGATGAAGAAATCGCGCACGCTGCGTTCCAGGACGCGGCAGAGGCCTCCATTCGTCTGCTAGCTATCGGCGATGAAAATACCTTCCCGCATCGTCGTGTGGTGGTGTCTGTGGATCTGCCTGATGAGCAGGTTGATCCTGATCCAGAGTTAGGGGACTCCGTGGTGAAATTGCGGCCGGCTCGCATTAGCGTCGATCAACTTGCGGCTATTCATATCGATATTGAGGAATCAGAGGCTGCAACGGCCAAGGCCATTGAAGTGATTGATGAATCTGATCTGGGCGTTGAGGATGCTGAACTAATTGTGGGGGATGCGCTGGATAATTTTATGGCCTTTTATGACCCCACAGAATTACCCTTCCTCATTGAATTGATGTAAAAAATTGGCACTCATCCCGGGTGGGAGAGAGTCAGTTTCTTATTTGTGCGGATCGCCATCATTGAGTTCCGCGAGTTTGGTGAAGCCTTTTGTAGCATCGCTGAACTTTTGTTTGGTGTTGACTTCATCGAAGGGACGAATTGTGCCGTCTTTTCTTCATTGAACATTTCTTTACCGTAAATGATGATCAGGAGCAGGGTTCCAGCCGCAAATCCCCACGCCGTGCCTTGAATAGCAAGAACACCGGCGGGGATTCCAGCCATGCCTAGGTCCTTTTGATTGGGGCTTCCATGATGCCAACCCGGATGCTAACGAAACCTTGGATGATGAGAGTCAGCGCTAGCCCTACGGCCAGGATGGGTTCTACGAAGGTGACAACGGGAAGGAGAAGGAGACCACAGTCTGTGCCCCAGAGGAATGAGCCGGCACCGCAGAAAACTGACTGCATGGCCCTTTTACCTTGTTTGTAGCGTTTCACAACCACCACGTGCATGGCTGCCCAGAACGGACCGCACATGGCACCATCTGTCCCGATGATGCTCTTGAGGGCATTTCTGCCATCAAAAAGCAAGTGGGCACGGTTGGGGGTACACAACCTCTTCATCTCTTCGCACGTGGTTAGCTTCATGAATAACCGCTTTGGCTTGAAACACATGACTAAAGCCCACAATATAGGTCGCCAATACCGTAGGAATGGTGGTAATGAACATGATGAGTGGCGGGAAACCTAAACCAAAAATGGTGTATTCATTCTATAGAGTGAGGAGATCTGGTTGGGAAAAGCCTCACCCAATTTCGGGCCATTGGGCTTCACCGACAAGTGGCGCAATGAAAACCGCAGCAAAAATGGAAGGAATAATGCCGAGGAAGGCGACGAATCTCCACCCCACAGCGCGTTGCCTTAAGGTGGCGAAGAACTTGGAGTACATCAGGAAAAGGCGATAAGTATCGCGATAGTGATGGTGATGGGGAAGGAATGGAAACGTCCATCATCTTTAAAGACGGAGATGATGGCAGCTAAACCAGCCCCAGGAACAATTCCTGCTCTTAATCCTGAGGGGACACAACTCTGACCGCTTCGCTGGCTAATCCAGTTAGACCAAGGGTGATACTAGATACGCCGAGAATCAGCTGGAAACTACACTCGCTCGGGTCCCTCGGGGAAATCCTGCACATAGACAATGCGGAGTGGGATGGCTGGGGTGATCCACCCGGAAACCACCGGATCTCCCCAACAGGTGGTGCGTGAGGTAAAGCAATCCGTTGAGCATGACAACGGCAAGCGCTACGTTAAAGGGCATTCCCAACGCTTTGGTCATGAGCGGGATGGCGCCTAAGTCCACCACACACATGAATAGGCCCTAGGCGAAATCCGGCAGCTCTAGCAGCTCGTGCATAAAGGGCAGCCGAATTTCGAAGGGTCCCATCTTCCAATGGGGGGAGGGTTTTCCTATGCCATCTTCAATTTGTTTAGACACAAACGGCTTTTTCCACAGTGAAGAGGCTTAATCAAAGTCGATAATTTGACGTAGCGCCAGACCATTAGCGAGGTTGTCCATTGCCTGGTTGATATCTTCGAGGCGAATATGTGAGGAAACCAATCCTTCAGCATTCAGCCTGCCAGCACGCCAAAGTTTTTCGTACTTCGGGATATCAACGGCCGGGACAGCGGAGCCAAGGTAGCTGCCGTGGAGTCGGCGTGCCTCAGCGGTGATTGCCAGGGGGTCAATTTGCAGTATGGAGTTGGGTGCTGGGAGGCCAACGGTTACTGTCATGCCCCCTGGTTTGGTGATTTTAAACGCGGTTTCTAGGGCTTTGGGGTGGCCTGCGGCCTCCACCACGGCGCTAAAACGTTGACCGTTCTTTTCTATCTCCATGGGGGTCGCTACATCAGAACAACCAAGTTCTAGGGCTTTTTGGCACTTGGATTCTTGCATGTCAATGCCAACAATGTTTTTCACGCCCAAGGCTGCTGCGGTGATTACAGCTGCCATGCCCACACCTCCCAGTCCAACTACAGCAATGGAGTCGGTAGGTTTCGGTTTGATCTCATTGAGAACCGCACCACCACCGGTAAGAATGGCACAGCCAAAGATCGCGGCAATATCCCAGGGGACGTCATCTCCAATGGGAACAATGGAGCGAGTGGAAACTACGGCGTGGTCGGCGAAACCAGACACACCCAAGTGATGATGGACTATTTCACCATGGCGGGAAAGCCTGCGACCGCCCCCAAGAAGAGTTCCCTCATTATTGGTTGCTGAACCAACCTCACAGGGGATAATCCCGTTGGTGTCACAACCAGCACAATTTCCGCAGCGCGGGAGGAAAGTCATCACCACATGCTGATCAACCTGAAAATCTTCGACGCCTGGCCCGCATTCCACAATTGTGCCGGCGGATTCATGGCCTAAGAGCATGGGCAGTGGCCGGGGACGATTGTTGTTGACCACGGAAAGGTCAGAATGGCATAGACCAGCGGCAGAGATTTTCACCAATACTTCGCCCGGCCCGGGTGGCGCCAATTCCACCTCACTGATGGAAATAGGTCGTGATTCCGCATAGGGTTGAGCGAGCCCAGAATGCTCTAGCACGGCTCCTCGGATAACTCTAGGAGGTTGCATTTTCTTTGCCTTTCTCAGACAGAGGGGTTCCGGTTGTCGGTAGTTCAGTCGCTGTCGTCGTATCCACTTCGGTCATCACTTCACGGATGAATTCGGATTCCGGAATATTAGAGTTTTTGGCGATTGCGCGTAATTCAGCTTTTTCTTCCAGCGTGAGATGCTCTTTATCTTCAAAACGCTTGATCAGCAGTTCGCGGGCGCGTCGACGTAATTCAGTCTCGGACTCCAAGTTTGCGCGATTCTTCCACCATGCCCAGGCCATAATGGACATGATCAGAATGCCGATATACCCCAAGGCTGGATAAACATAGCCGATGAGATTACTGAACCCAACGAAGCTTATGACAAAGCCGATGAGGACCACAATGACATAAATCTTATAAAAGTCCTGGCGGCGGTTTTTCGATAGCCGTTTAGCCAAGGCGTAAAACATTCCGATGGCGGTATTAAAAATCATTCCATAGATAGCGAAGGCCATAACCGTCCCCAAATAAGGATGGATATGTGTCAGCATCGCGAGCATGGGCAACTCAGTTTCCATGACTGTATCCACAGACAGATACATGGAACCGACAAGTAACCCTAAGAGGAAAAGGAAGATAAACCCGCCAACAACTCCACCAATTCCTACTTCACGGGAATCCATGAAATTGCCACCAATAACAATGGCCATTGAAACCACGACGATCACTTGGAGACCGACGCTATTGATAGTAGAAACCCACCAATTAGGGAGAGTGGTAGGAATCTCTAAGGCCTTTTCATGCAACGTGCTGAAATCCGGCTGAGCATGGAAGATGGTCCACAGGGCCCCTAAGCTAATGAGAACGATAATAAAGGGGGTGAAAGCGCCAATAACCAGCGTCACTTTGTGAACGTCGAGAAGACCAGTGAGAAGAACCAGAATCAGAAGGATTGTTGCGCCAATCCATTCACTCCCTCCCCATTGCTGTTTGAAATTCGCGCCGGCTCCGGCAAACATGGCCAAACCAATACAGAACAAGGTCACCATGGTGCCAATGTCCATGATCTTTGAGGTCACCGGGCCAGAAATGGCTTCAAAAACACTGGTGTGTTCTTTCGCCCGGTGATAGCTGCCTAATTGGAGAATGGTGATACCCGAAATCATTATTGCAATGGAGGTGAGGACGGCGCCTAAAACTCCCCAGTTACCAAAGGCAACAAAGTACTGTAGGGCTTCACGTCCGGAAGCGAAACTGGCACCAACCAAGATGCCAATAAAGGCCATGGCTATTTCAAGAGATCTTTTAAGCATGATTCTCCTTAACTGTCCTCGCTTTTTGGCCGCTGTGCTTCCGAATAAACTCTGCAACTTCTGTGGTCATTTCCTCACCCCGGGGGATTACCCCTGCCGAGGTGAAAAGCCCATGGTGATAGCCGGCGAGGTGACGGTAGGTAACATCGCAACCGTGCTGAGCTAAGGCAAGAGCGTATTGTCCACCTTCATCGGCAAGAGGATCATTATCTACGGTGACAACGTAAGCAGGGGGGAGGTTCTCCGGCAGTTCAGCCCGAAGTGGACTCAAATCCGCTGCAGAACGGTCTTGGCCTTCGGGAACATAGGTCTCAATAAACCACCGCATGGTGTGGGCGGTCAGCGGGAACCCCCCAGTGATGCGTTGATAGGACGCTGATCTTTCAATACCTTCTGTGGTGATATCAGTGATGGGATACAAGAGCACTTGGCTGTTGATATCAGCTACTGAATCATCCTGACTGAATTCATTGGCGAGAATGGCTGTCAGTTGTCCACCTGCGGAATCACCAATTAAGCACACTGATTCCACAGTGAGTTGATGGCTTTCCTGAGCATCGCTTAACCACCGTAGGGCCTCACGGCAGTCTTCAATGGCTGCGGGGTAGAGGTGCTCAGGGGCTAGACGATAATCCACTGCAACGGCGGGTAAGCCAGTGAGCAGGGAAAGACGTCGGACGAGAGAGTGATGGGTTTCAAGATTCCCCATCAACCAACCACCACCGTGGAAAAAGAGGATGGCTGGGGTAGCTTCCTCACGATGTTGAGCAGGGCGGGGTTCATAAACTCTGACCTGAAAATCTGCTACCGCATAATCAGTGAACTCTGGATCCTGATCCTGGAGACCATTCTTTGAAGAAGAGGAGATATAATTCTTCCTTACCTCGGGAATAGGGAAACTCTCAAAAGACTGAGAACCGGCATCTCTAAAGGGCTTGAGAGCTCTCCAGGCATCCTGTGCAATACGGCGTTCCATTTTAGCCAACCCCGTAATCGCTGAGATTGAGAGTCTTGGTCAGAGCATGATACTCAGCAACATTCCCGGACCAGTTGTTGATAACAACTCCCTCGGAGTTCTTATACCAGGAGGAGCAGTCTGCGGAGAATGCGGACTTTTCCAGGTCGCCTTGGATTTTCTCATTGAAATCACACAGCACCTTTTCCGAAACATCAAGGGGTTGCTCCGGGTGCTGCTGCAGGTATTGAACAGCCTGGCTGATGTAGTTGTCCTGGGCTTCCAACATGGCCACGACAGAGTGGTGGTTCAGGTTGGTGTTCGGGCCATAAAGAAGGAACATATTGGGGAACCCATCCACAGTCATACCCAAATAGGCCTCCGGGGTATTGCCCCAACGCTCTTTAAGGTCAACCCCACCACGACCCAGGATGCATAGGTCACCCTGGAAAGCCTGGCTGTAGAAACCGGTACCGAAGATAATGACATCAAATTCATACTCTTCGCCGTCAACGGTACGAATACCGTTCTTAGTGAAGGAATCAATTCCTTCTGTCACCAACGTGACATTATCCCGGTTGAAAGTCGGGTAGAAATCATCAGAACGCAAAATGCGCTTACAACCAAAAGCGAAGGTAGGGGTAAGCTTCCCCCGCAATTCAGGATCTTTGACCTGGTTGTGGAGGTGTTCCAAGGCTTGCTGGATACCTTCTTCAGCTGCCGCTGTTCCTTTACGGGTACGGTCAAAGCCTGCCTCGCGCATCTCATGGATTTCATCACGGATCTTTTGATAAGACCCCGGATGCTCCTTGAATTCTTTGCTCTCTTCCTCAGAGAAAATGATCTGGTTCCGGGGAAGAATATAGTTGGCCGAACGCTGGAATACGGCGAGCTTTGCAGCTTCCTTGGCAACCTCGGGAACAAACTGCACGGCTGATGCCGCATTGCCAATAGCGGCCACCTTCTTGCCCTTAAGGTCCACATTATGGCGCCACTGCGCAGAGTGGAACATAACACCCTGGAAGTCGTGGAGACCGGGGAAATCGGGGATCTTCGGCTGCGAAAGCTGACCCCATCCGCCCACGAAGGTGCGACCATAGATCTTTTCGCCACTGTTGGTGGTGAACTCCCAGAGATGAGAGTCTTCTTTCCACTCGGCAGAAACAACTTTGGTGTTGAGCTGAATATGCTCATGGAGATTGAACTCATCAGCCAACGCGATGAGGTAACCAAGCATTTCATCCCGACCGGCAAACATCCGAGATACTCCCAAGTTCAGGAAGTAGCTGTAGCAGTAGATGAGAGCCTGGGTATCACAAGCAGCACCAGGATAGTTATTATCGCGCCACACGCCGCCAATTTGCTCGGCCCCTTCCAGAATGAGGAAGTTTTCCACTCCATCGCGGGTAAGCTGGGCGCCCTGGCCTAAGCCACCGTAACCGGCACCGATAATGACTGCATCATAAACATGATTCTGGGACATGAAATTCCATCCTTAAGGAAGATAGTGGAGATGAATGATTAGTTGGAGAAGGTCTTTGTGATACCGTCACGGAGCACATTGAGGCCATCACGCAGCAGGTCTTCTTCAATGACCAGCGGAGGTAGAAGGCGAATGACATTGCCGTCCATACCGCAGGTCAATGCAATGACTCCCTGGGAGCGACAGTGGGCCGCGATAGCTGCAGTTCGCTCAGGATCGGGAGCGCCAGAGGCGGTGGAGAACTCGAGGGCAATCATGGCGCCCCGGCCGCGGATTTCAGCCACCATGTCTGCTTCGAGCAGGGGTTCTAATTCTTCGCGAATGATTCCTTCGATGGCAGTTGCACGCTCCAAGAGCTGATGATCTTCAATATAAGAAAGGGTGGCGAGGGCTGCCGCGCAGGCGATGGGGTTACCGGCATAGGTGCCTCCTAGAGAACCGGGGCCTGGGGCGTCCATGACCTCTTTGGTTCCGGTG
This genomic interval from Corynebacterium poyangense contains the following:
- a CDS encoding alcohol dehydrogenase catalytic domain-containing protein, with translation MQPPRVIRGAVLEHSGLAQPYAESRPISISEVELAPPGPGEVLVKISAAGLCHSDLSVVNNNRPRPLPMLLGHESAGTIVECGPGVEDFQVDQHVVMTFLPRCGNCAGCDTNGIIPCEVGSATNNEGTLLGGGRRLSRHGEIVHHHLGVSGFADHAVVSTRSIVPIGDDVPWDIAAIFGCAILTGGGAVLNEIKPKPTDSIAVVGLGGVGMAAVITAAALGVKNIVGIDMQESKCQKALELGCSDVATPMEIEKNGQRFSAVVEAAGHPKALETAFKITKPGGMTVTVGLPAPNSILQIDPLAITAEARRLHGSYLGSAVPAVDIPKYEKLWRAGRLNAEGLVSSHIRLEDINQAMDNLANGLALRQIIDFD
- a CDS encoding YkvI family membrane protein — protein: MLKRSLEIAMAFIGILVGASFASGREALQYFVAFGNWGVLGAVLTSIAIMISGITILQLGSYHRAKEHTSVFEAISGPVTSKIMDIGTMVTLFCIGLAMFAGAGANFKQQWGGSEWIGATILLILVLLTGLLDVHKVTLVIGAFTPFIIVLISLGALWTIFHAQPDFSTLHEKALEIPTTLPNWWVSTINSVGLQVIVVVSMAIVIGGNFMDSREVGIGGVVGGFIFLFLLGLLVGSMYLSVDTVMETELPMLAMLTHIHPYLGTVMAFAIYGMIFNTAIGMFYALAKRLSKNRRQDFYKIYVIVVLIGFVISFVGFSNLIGYVYPALGYIGILIMSIMAWAWWKNRANLESETELRRRARELLIKRFEDKEHLTLEEKAELRAIAKNSNIPESEFIREVMTEVDTTTATELPTTGTPLSEKGKENATS
- a CDS encoding alpha/beta hydrolase, coding for MERRIAQDAWRALKPFRDAGSQSFESFPIPEVRKNYISSSSKNGLQDQDPEFTDYAVADFQVRVYEPRPAQHREEATPAILFFHGGGWLMGNLETHHSLVRRLSLLTGLPAVAVDYRLAPEHLYPAAIEDCREALRWLSDAQESHQLTVESVCLIGDSAGGQLTAILANEFSQDDSVADINSQVLLYPITDITTEGIERSASYQRITGGFPLTAHTMRWFIETYVPEGQDRSAADLSPLRAELPENLPPAYVVTVDNDPLADEGGQYALALAQHGCDVTYRHLAGYHHGLFTSAGVIPRGEEMTTEVAEFIRKHSGQKARTVKENHA
- a CDS encoding flavin-containing monooxygenase, whose product is MSQNHVYDAVIIGAGYGGLGQGAQLTRDGVENFLILEGAEQIGGVWRDNNYPGAACDTQALIYCYSYFLNLGVSRMFAGRDEMLGYLIALADEFNLHEHIQLNTKVVSAEWKEDSHLWEFTTNSGEKIYGRTFVGGWGQLSQPKIPDFPGLHDFQGVMFHSAQWRHNVDLKGKKVAAIGNAASAVQFVPEVAKEAAKLAVFQRSANYILPRNQIIFSEEESKEFKEHPGSYQKIRDEIHEMREAGFDRTRKGTAAAEEGIQQALEHLHNQVKDPELRGKLTPTFAFGCKRILRSDDFYPTFNRDNVTLVTEGIDSFTKNGIRTVDGEEYEFDVIIFGTGFYSQAFQGDLCILGRGGVDLKERWGNTPEAYLGMTVDGFPNMFLLYGPNTNLNHHSVVAMLEAQDNYISQAVQYLQQHPEQPLDVSEKVLCDFNEKIQGDLEKSAFSADCSSWYKNSEGVVINNWSGNVAEYHALTKTLNLSDYGVG